The proteins below come from a single Chryseobacterium nepalense genomic window:
- a CDS encoding peptidoglycan DD-metalloendopeptidase family protein, giving the protein MSKKGVSKISGNPTPTIGEKTTYIVTDWYPSTPAGERNPAAITWELFKKRANGSFTSTNIKKKGDGSFTFGEVAAKNTYRLEAYLHEPEGSGPTTIDITPQPAGTPEITKVELRYADDTPGTVFSYTDKLIAKALCVNLTGKKLVFTLWEDDAAGNGHNSGNLFVDSREAIVDRTGTAAAEFVLTKALMQKAAQGETDPQKLEFYVTVEYYSNRKHATNNVAVQNPEYKEPAQQTQQSGSSQQNSGNPQPSQQQPVSKTQQSEEADQPTQPDASNQTNGTIEPEQQPTPQQTEGKTTSVVQEPKAESLLDAYFAKEEFTKETDETDGNYTYTFASNNNNINKDTVAQIIKGKVDPAIKKDKKYAKFETIKNALTKTSYAKGETISFALHKLGPVFVKINNAPLEEEVYVVATTMLLDGKEVSINIKEKEPVLIEKDASLPVLEAKENGAEITTLKAVAQNGIAKVKIKLRPKSDDTLKEWKEKLTGIKDGTHTYTFGGNGNATATTQQKKKIAGIIINKIKAELAEQKKFAKSEAIEQAFTKEVYNKDEQITFDVYKNVTEYLWLKAECTGNLQKHEGEFLKKDGAYFEIGKKCPRCTEKITIEQIEELYGALPAHKAFRQEVVDNLNKYIFDSGKEIHINTCLRKAHFFAQVGAETLGINPDWMVETDKFRYSKSRSLSIFGQRAANLNAAGLLETYCSENPQKRLMNYMYAAENGFGNGNGNEASGDGYLFRGRGLKQLTGRGNYRSAANYIKEIFPDEYTDLEADPDKVKEAKYAVLTAIAFWEKHEIWKTADTVKVSTLDNVKKVRKLVNPGLAGLGDAKSYFDKGINVFKVNSCSPVEGGDSAWHDPIDNPQRTYYNSSGAHKEQNGAFGPVRTKIVNGQAVPKNHQGLDIFADIDTPCKACLDGTIVSYMNEGSAGYGNVLVLEVSGEDLRKAKRNYTHEFTAEVESGSGFDINADKFYLRYAHLKSAVKTSGEVTAGETICYSGDSGNASGVPNPHLHFEVAMNATGNGTGLQNRYNPAYFVRLTAIDQPAQQTVKEARS; this is encoded by the coding sequence ATGTCTAAAAAAGGAGTTTCAAAAATTTCAGGAAATCCAACGCCGACCATTGGGGAAAAAACCACCTATATCGTTACAGACTGGTATCCTTCAACACCTGCCGGGGAAAGAAATCCTGCCGCAATAACCTGGGAGCTTTTTAAAAAAAGAGCTAACGGAAGTTTTACTTCAACCAATATCAAGAAAAAGGGAGACGGAAGCTTTACGTTTGGCGAAGTTGCGGCAAAAAATACCTATCGTCTGGAAGCTTATCTCCATGAACCGGAAGGCAGCGGCCCAACAACCATCGATATTACTCCACAGCCTGCAGGAACGCCGGAAATTACCAAAGTAGAGCTCCGGTACGCCGATGATACGCCGGGAACTGTTTTCAGCTATACCGATAAACTTATTGCTAAAGCGCTCTGCGTAAATCTTACGGGGAAAAAACTGGTATTTACGCTTTGGGAAGATGATGCAGCAGGAAACGGCCATAATTCCGGAAATCTCTTTGTAGACAGCCGCGAAGCTATTGTAGACAGAACCGGAACTGCCGCTGCTGAATTTGTTTTAACAAAAGCTTTAATGCAGAAAGCAGCTCAGGGTGAAACAGATCCACAGAAACTTGAATTTTATGTTACCGTAGAATATTACAGCAACAGAAAACATGCTACCAATAATGTTGCAGTTCAGAATCCGGAATATAAAGAACCGGCACAGCAGACGCAGCAATCGGGTTCGTCGCAGCAAAATTCCGGAAATCCGCAGCCTTCTCAGCAACAGCCGGTTTCAAAAACACAACAAAGTGAAGAAGCAGATCAGCCAACCCAACCTGACGCCTCCAATCAAACCAATGGAACCATAGAGCCGGAACAGCAGCCAACTCCTCAACAAACGGAAGGAAAAACGACAAGTGTTGTACAGGAACCCAAAGCTGAAAGTCTGCTCGATGCCTATTTTGCAAAGGAAGAATTTACAAAGGAAACCGATGAAACAGATGGCAATTACACTTACACATTTGCATCAAACAACAATAATATCAATAAAGATACTGTTGCGCAGATTATTAAAGGCAAAGTAGACCCTGCCATAAAAAAGGATAAAAAATACGCGAAATTTGAGACTATAAAGAACGCACTCACAAAAACTTCTTATGCGAAAGGGGAAACTATTTCTTTTGCTTTACATAAACTGGGTCCTGTATTTGTAAAAATAAATAATGCACCGCTGGAAGAAGAAGTATATGTAGTGGCAACTACCATGCTTCTTGACGGTAAGGAAGTAAGCATAAATATTAAAGAAAAAGAACCTGTATTAATCGAAAAGGACGCCAGTCTTCCCGTATTGGAAGCCAAAGAGAACGGTGCCGAAATAACAACTCTTAAAGCGGTCGCACAAAACGGAATTGCTAAAGTTAAAATAAAACTCCGTCCAAAATCCGATGATACGCTGAAAGAATGGAAGGAAAAATTAACGGGAATAAAAGATGGAACCCACACCTATACATTCGGGGGGAACGGCAATGCTACAGCAACGACACAGCAAAAGAAAAAAATTGCAGGAATTATTATTAACAAAATAAAAGCCGAACTGGCAGAACAGAAAAAATTTGCGAAGAGTGAGGCTATTGAACAGGCATTTACCAAAGAAGTTTACAATAAAGACGAGCAAATTACTTTTGATGTTTATAAAAACGTAACCGAATATTTGTGGCTAAAAGCCGAATGCACAGGAAATTTACAGAAACATGAAGGCGAATTTCTGAAAAAAGACGGAGCCTATTTCGAGATCGGGAAAAAATGCCCGAGATGTACGGAGAAAATTACCATTGAGCAAATTGAAGAGCTGTATGGCGCTTTACCGGCGCATAAAGCTTTCAGACAGGAAGTGGTAGATAATCTGAACAAATATATTTTTGATTCAGGCAAAGAAATTCATATCAATACCTGTCTCAGAAAAGCTCATTTCTTTGCGCAGGTAGGTGCTGAAACATTAGGAATCAACCCGGACTGGATGGTAGAAACAGATAAATTCCGCTATTCTAAATCAAGAAGTTTGAGTATTTTCGGGCAAAGAGCAGCCAACCTCAACGCCGCAGGCCTTCTGGAAACCTATTGCAGCGAAAATCCGCAGAAAAGACTGATGAATTATATGTATGCTGCAGAAAACGGCTTTGGAAACGGAAACGGAAACGAAGCCAGTGGCGACGGTTACCTGTTCAGAGGTAGAGGGCTAAAACAGCTTACAGGCCGCGGAAATTACAGAAGTGCAGCCAACTATATCAAGGAAATTTTTCCTGATGAATACACAGATCTCGAAGCAGATCCTGATAAGGTAAAAGAAGCCAAGTATGCAGTTTTAACGGCAATTGCTTTCTGGGAAAAACACGAAATCTGGAAAACGGCAGACACCGTAAAAGTTTCTACGCTGGATAATGTGAAGAAGGTGAGAAAACTTGTTAATCCGGGATTGGCAGGATTAGGAGATGCCAAATCATATTTCGACAAAGGAATCAATGTATTTAAAGTAAATTCATGTTCTCCTGTTGAAGGAGGTGATTCTGCATGGCATGACCCGATAGACAATCCGCAAAGGACGTATTATAATTCCAGCGGTGCCCATAAAGAGCAAAACGGAGCTTTCGGACCGGTGAGAACAAAAATAGTGAACGGACAGGCTGTTCCGAAAAATCATCAGGGGCTTGACATCTTTGCAGATATAGATACGCCGTGCAAAGCCTGTCTGGACGGAACCATTGTGAGCTACATGAATGAAGGAAGTGCAGGCTATGGAAATGTGCTCGTTCTGGAAGTCAGCGGGGAAGATTTAAGAAAAGCCAAAAGAAATTATACGCACGAATTTACCGCAGAGGTAGAAAGTGGATCAGGTTTTGATATTAATGCTGATAAATTTTATCTTCGTTATGCCCATTTAAAATCGGCAGTTAAAACAAGTGGAGAAGTAACGGCTGGTGAAACTATCTGTTATTCAGGTGATTCCGGGAATGCAAGCGGGGTTCCGAATCCGCATCTGCACTTTGAAGTTGCCATGAATGCTACCGGGAACGGAACAGGCCTTCAGAACCGGTACAACCCTGCTTATTTTGTAAGGCTTACAGCAATCGATCAGCCGGCGCAACAGACTGTAAAGGAAGCAAGATCTTAA
- a CDS encoding DUF4280 domain-containing protein: MSQQSSPHDGKHFVIQKGKAQCNQGDQFPQHKVTSHQKHFWNDSDGNNDFLAVTEDDLQFNPSGPSFGKCKLKPSSGGNLPCSYAPAGKWQKTYGKVKIMDKKIVTEVSELQCVVGGKITIKDHGQRGQMSKKNVKNADNKTVQHINPLVNMQDYKETVLESEIDAY; encoded by the coding sequence ATGTCACAGCAATCATCTCCTCATGACGGAAAGCATTTCGTCATTCAGAAAGGTAAAGCCCAGTGCAATCAGGGTGATCAGTTTCCACAGCATAAAGTAACTTCTCATCAGAAACATTTCTGGAATGACTCTGATGGTAATAATGATTTTCTGGCCGTTACAGAAGATGATCTCCAGTTTAATCCTTCCGGTCCAAGTTTTGGAAAATGCAAGCTGAAACCCAGCTCCGGCGGAAATCTGCCTTGTTCTTATGCTCCGGCCGGAAAATGGCAGAAAACCTATGGCAAAGTAAAGATTATGGATAAAAAAATCGTTACGGAAGTATCGGAACTGCAATGTGTAGTGGGAGGAAAAATCACCATTAAAGATCATGGCCAGAGAGGGCAGATGAGCAAAAAGAATGTAAAGAATGCCGATAATAAAACGGTACAGCATATTAATCCGCTTGTAAATATGCAGGACTATAAAGAAACGGTCCTGGAAAGTGAAATTGACGCTTATTAA
- the tssR gene encoding type VI secretion system protein TssR domain-containing protein, translated as MKNKLPLAAYYIGLSVLLTACQVKLPSKRTPEPSQYGQIDNATVINGFPKKAVPWIAISDRSRNTAYLDKNDEKSYKEVKFLEPLMVLKHRDGMVKVAEYIPDALMKKVSSKQVKTYGWIPESDLLLWSSSLKSEKTGFPVKVAVVPNNTEVIKNSERYYKNDSIMVFSSPSLIEQANVKIPNGQMVYVYKQAENNKRFLVGKKPSIDIDSIGKSLYGWVSSNVISSWGERSAVKMKNTTGITETTLGIHEGSPGGNDSENRVAVLLTDVNKRTPLENIFPVTLPLNEPPAPDSKTKYFTNILDYSKNYVFNVLGEPIYFDRYREITEKNKKINIVFTLDISAPNAPYAPIVKSLLQDLQLRFEKPSYFNQVRYGVVLYKNNSCGDNVAVSPLNTDYSKITTFIDQKSNEMNCISNSGYQPVNEGLMAAGDLLSNFPDETNIVVTVGTSAAQSGNMYGVINSLTQAQARLIMFQTSARSSDTYNDFVLMSENVVTNTAKNIAELKKQKIINQNDVLTKNNFNLVEGDEGFFSLDYPKQSMAQGFVIFPKKGDIATPGYLKKSVDSLIAQVTLDNATLDKSLNDYFHSSVGAGRTDVDLKYKYLYPGLTNPVPAGIAAQLINYGNPFLVKGYIPKELKDFKPGLEKGILISEAEYDNLKSFYTEVYQKTGAERADFSQARAVREYIKLLKKYNPTSKFLDKGDLYKQPMSYSVGVSTGFDNSEEELMTKYMLKGWKKSKIVTNETARNYFRHYKDLAERMLSHRNDPAVKIQQNGQTFYWLNEYFMPTMQPTEQPEYTKH; from the coding sequence ATGAAAAATAAACTTCCTCTAGCAGCATATTATATCGGATTATCGGTATTGCTGACAGCCTGTCAGGTAAAACTACCGTCAAAAAGAACACCTGAACCTTCACAATACGGGCAGATAGATAACGCTACGGTAATTAACGGTTTTCCTAAAAAGGCCGTTCCGTGGATTGCTATTTCAGACCGCTCCAGAAACACGGCATATCTGGACAAAAATGATGAAAAATCATACAAAGAAGTTAAGTTTCTGGAACCTCTAATGGTGCTTAAACATAGGGATGGTATGGTAAAAGTAGCAGAATATATTCCTGATGCTTTAATGAAAAAAGTATCATCCAAACAAGTAAAAACCTATGGCTGGATTCCGGAATCTGATCTTCTTTTATGGAGCAGTTCGCTGAAAAGCGAAAAAACAGGTTTTCCGGTAAAGGTTGCAGTAGTACCCAATAACACTGAAGTTATCAAAAATTCTGAAAGATATTATAAAAATGACTCCATTATGGTGTTCAGTTCGCCAAGCCTTATCGAGCAGGCAAATGTGAAAATTCCAAATGGACAGATGGTATATGTCTACAAACAGGCAGAAAATAATAAACGATTTCTGGTAGGAAAAAAGCCGAGTATTGATATCGACAGTATTGGGAAAAGTCTCTACGGATGGGTAAGTTCGAACGTTATTTCCAGCTGGGGTGAGCGCTCTGCCGTTAAAATGAAAAATACAACCGGAATTACAGAGACTACCTTAGGGATTCATGAAGGATCTCCTGGAGGAAATGATTCGGAAAACAGAGTGGCTGTTCTGCTGACCGATGTTAATAAAAGAACGCCTCTTGAGAATATTTTTCCGGTAACTTTACCGCTTAATGAACCGCCGGCTCCGGATTCCAAAACTAAATATTTTACGAATATTCTGGATTATAGCAAAAATTATGTATTCAATGTATTAGGAGAACCCATTTATTTCGACCGGTATAGAGAAATCACAGAGAAAAATAAAAAAATAAATATTGTATTTACCCTTGATATCAGTGCTCCGAACGCGCCATATGCTCCAATTGTAAAATCTCTTTTACAGGATTTACAGTTGAGATTTGAAAAACCTTCTTATTTTAATCAGGTGCGTTATGGTGTGGTTTTGTATAAAAATAATTCTTGCGGAGATAATGTAGCGGTGTCTCCATTAAACACGGATTACAGTAAGATCACAACATTCATTGATCAGAAAAGCAATGAAATGAACTGTATCAGCAACAGCGGATACCAGCCGGTAAATGAAGGATTAATGGCAGCGGGAGATCTTCTTTCAAATTTCCCGGACGAAACCAATATTGTTGTTACCGTAGGAACCTCAGCCGCGCAAAGCGGAAACATGTACGGAGTGATTAATTCTCTTACGCAGGCCCAGGCAAGACTGATCATGTTCCAGACAAGCGCACGATCATCAGATACGTACAATGATTTTGTTTTAATGTCAGAGAATGTAGTCACGAATACGGCCAAAAATATTGCGGAACTGAAGAAGCAGAAAATTATTAATCAGAATGATGTTTTAACAAAAAATAATTTTAATCTGGTAGAAGGAGATGAGGGTTTCTTTTCTTTAGATTATCCTAAACAAAGTATGGCTCAGGGATTTGTGATCTTTCCTAAAAAGGGAGACATCGCAACGCCGGGATATCTGAAAAAATCCGTAGACAGCCTTATTGCTCAGGTTACTTTGGATAATGCAACGTTGGATAAATCTTTAAATGATTATTTTCATTCATCAGTTGGCGCAGGAAGAACAGATGTAGATCTGAAATATAAATATCTCTATCCGGGACTTACAAATCCGGTTCCTGCAGGTATTGCAGCACAGCTTATTAATTACGGAAACCCGTTCCTGGTAAAAGGATATATTCCGAAAGAACTTAAAGATTTTAAGCCCGGCCTTGAAAAGGGAATTCTTATTTCTGAAGCGGAATACGATAATTTAAAATCATTCTATACCGAAGTATATCAGAAAACAGGAGCAGAGAGAGCGGATTTCAGTCAGGCAAGAGCTGTAAGGGAATATATAAAACTGTTAAAAAAGTATAATCCTACATCAAAATTCCTTGATAAAGGCGATCTTTATAAACAGCCCATGTCATATTCTGTAGGGGTAAGTACAGGTTTTGATAATTCCGAGGAAGAGTTAATGACAAAATACATGCTGAAAGGCTGGAAAAAATCTAAAATTGTCACTAACGAAACGGCCCGAAACTATTTCCGCCATTATAAAGATCTGGCAGAAAGAATGCTTTCGCACAGAAACGACCCGGCTGTGAAGATCCAGCAAAACGGACAGACTTTTTATTGGCTTAATGAATATTTTATGCCGACTATGCAGCCCACCGAACAGCCTGAATATACTAAACATTAA
- a CDS encoding PKD domain-containing protein — protein sequence MNYFQKNKKNIIIGVIATLLIAALVALWLQKKVIHSSDDIVGVVYPSTLKVGDTLSFEDKTQFAKNKIWNFGDGTTSDKNKGIHFYNKPGYYQVTLIVDNKYSKSFPIIVSARTVPKKDSVKTVTLIDAPSQAMQFENVQFRAISDGKQFTWKFGETGRIDSKDKLAIYSYQKPGNYVVSLITDETVEPVLHQIKILPAYDALEEEVSVEDSYAKIDNDFKYHLQQIAYGNSFNMHYNYLLRTYLCNNENTVVKVNDSKVNNFYMYCAGLQFDKNNIIQTVKVNFDDAQNCVTKVDINQSK from the coding sequence ATGAATTACTTTCAGAAAAACAAGAAAAACATTATTATCGGTGTTATAGCAACATTGTTAATAGCTGCGCTGGTTGCATTATGGCTGCAGAAGAAAGTGATACACTCCTCAGACGATATTGTCGGGGTTGTATACCCATCTACCTTAAAAGTAGGAGATACACTTTCATTCGAAGACAAAACACAGTTTGCCAAAAACAAAATATGGAATTTCGGAGATGGAACCACCAGCGATAAAAATAAAGGGATCCACTTTTACAACAAACCGGGGTATTATCAGGTGACCTTGATTGTCGATAATAAATATTCCAAATCTTTTCCCATCATCGTCTCTGCAAGGACAGTACCTAAAAAAGACAGTGTAAAAACGGTAACGCTCATTGATGCACCGTCGCAGGCCATGCAGTTTGAAAATGTGCAGTTTCGTGCTATTTCAGACGGAAAACAATTTACCTGGAAATTCGGAGAAACCGGAAGAATTGATTCTAAAGATAAATTGGCGATCTATTCTTATCAAAAACCGGGCAATTATGTGGTGAGCCTGATCACGGATGAAACAGTAGAGCCCGTGCTTCACCAGATTAAAATTTTACCTGCTTACGATGCCTTAGAAGAAGAAGTAAGCGTGGAAGACAGCTATGCTAAAATTGATAACGATTTTAAATATCATCTTCAGCAGATAGCGTACGGAAACAGTTTCAACATGCATTATAATTATCTGTTGAGAACCTACCTGTGTAACAATGAAAATACAGTAGTAAAGGTAAATGACAGCAAAGTCAATAATTTCTATATGTATTGTGCAGGGCTTCAGTTTGATAAAAATAATATCATACAGACCGTTAAAGTAAATTTTGACGATGCACAGAACTGCGTTACGAAAGTAGACATTAACCAAAGCAAATAA
- a CDS encoding type VI secretion system transmembrane protein TssO → MQGQITLSKKERHYQFLYLILMLFAALIFMGIIFLRAFQSPFSDNDIVSIQMLEEKAKFDQKQKSSFKVMDSTFSMINKLTDEAPQPFVENNIMYGINDVAGYYQNGDNINDIRKEAYPQIAKFYKMYFNDKKIISSKTENIKNFEKQFDECSIGFKEKKSQLFQRETALQSRSQ, encoded by the coding sequence ATGCAAGGACAAATCACATTATCAAAAAAAGAAAGGCATTATCAGTTTTTATATTTAATCTTAATGCTTTTTGCAGCGCTTATTTTTATGGGAATCATTTTCTTACGGGCTTTTCAGTCTCCGTTTTCGGATAACGATATAGTTTCCATACAGATGCTTGAAGAAAAGGCCAAATTCGATCAGAAGCAGAAGTCATCTTTCAAAGTGATGGACAGTACCTTTTCTATGATCAATAAACTTACGGACGAAGCTCCACAGCCTTTTGTGGAAAATAATATCATGTACGGAATCAACGATGTGGCCGGATATTATCAGAACGGAGACAATATCAACGATATCAGAAAAGAAGCATATCCGCAGATCGCAAAATTTTACAAAATGTATTTCAACGATAAAAAAATAATTTCCAGTAAAACGGAAAATATCAAAAACTTTGAAAAGCAGTTTGATGAATGCTCCATCGGGTTTAAAGAAAAGAAAAGCCAGCTCTTTCAGCGTGAGACCGCTTTACAGTCGAGATCCCAGTAA
- the tssO gene encoding type VI secretion system TssO, translated as MSSNREQKLNKADVRIGIWKFILSFIVLSGVSFTCIFFFFKSYDIQRQGVKKEADDYRYLLTRSNLLKDHVDSIFYRMDQLDINRVQNDIFLRNAIMEDVRNARNAMDKDSADNFKHYSILMKQIEPMLALKKQIIDVSYKEQVALRNLNECKGKIGIINSELKVDPTRKFSGMRRRR; from the coding sequence ATGTCTTCGAACCGGGAGCAAAAATTAAACAAAGCAGACGTCAGGATAGGCATTTGGAAATTTATTCTATCGTTTATCGTTCTATCGGGTGTATCCTTCACCTGCATATTTTTCTTTTTTAAAAGTTATGACATCCAAAGACAGGGTGTCAAAAAAGAAGCGGACGACTACCGCTATCTTCTTACCAGAAGCAATCTTCTGAAAGATCATGTAGACAGTATATTTTACCGGATGGATCAACTGGATATTAACCGGGTGCAAAATGATATTTTCCTCAGAAACGCAATCATGGAAGATGTGAGAAATGCAAGAAATGCAATGGATAAGGACAGTGCTGATAATTTTAAGCATTATTCCATTCTTATGAAGCAGATCGAACCTATGCTGGCCTTAAAGAAACAGATCATTGATGTTTCCTACAAAGAACAGGTGGCTTTAAGGAATCTCAACGAATGTAAAGGAAAAATCGGAATAATCAACAGTGAACTGAAAGTAGACCCTACCAGAAAATTTTCAGGAATGAGAAGAAGAAGATAA
- a CDS encoding response regulator transcription factor — MSKLLTKTVRFSIADSDFYFKKILIKMLAENPFYILLNDCNNGHELISRNYRRQEDVFIVELFMPVLSGLEAIKYIRKSNTETPIITYSGTYQEDMAEILSKIPNVYYCQKKSNVIKDIIKGKIAGDTFDYEIYSQQWEQQPLAVMEYMERQKKSQEELSPTEIQLMKFCYEGFSNKEIAEKLNLSTRTIDTYINRLTEKLGLKTKLHLIRFCVENGYYNSSM, encoded by the coding sequence GTGAGCAAATTATTGACCAAAACTGTGCGGTTTTCCATAGCAGACAGTGATTTTTATTTTAAAAAGATCCTGATTAAAATGCTTGCCGAAAATCCGTTCTATATACTTCTTAATGACTGCAACAATGGCCATGAATTGATCAGCAGGAATTACAGAAGGCAGGAAGACGTATTTATTGTAGAGCTTTTTATGCCGGTATTAAGCGGTCTTGAAGCGATAAAATACATCCGTAAAAGCAATACAGAAACACCTATCATCACTTATTCCGGAACGTACCAGGAAGATATGGCCGAGATTCTTTCTAAAATTCCTAATGTATATTACTGTCAGAAAAAAAGCAATGTCATTAAAGATATTATCAAAGGGAAAATAGCAGGCGACACCTTTGATTACGAAATATATAGCCAACAATGGGAACAGCAGCCGTTGGCCGTAATGGAATATATGGAACGACAGAAAAAAAGTCAGGAAGAACTCTCACCAACGGAAATCCAGCTTATGAAATTCTGCTATGAAGGCTTCAGTAATAAAGAAATTGCTGAAAAGCTGAACCTCAGTACCAGAACAATTGATACTTACATCAACCGCCTTACAGAAAAACTGGGACTGAAGACAAAACTTCACCTTATCCGCTTCTGTGTGGAGAACGGATACTATAATTCCAGTATGTAA
- a CDS encoding HU family DNA-binding protein, producing the protein MTKAELVNTISNKLGTEKNETQKVVEAFMQEIRTSMYNGDNVYLRGFGSFIIKTRAAKTGRNISKNTAIEIPAHNIPAFKPSKSFVEKVKTKVTVK; encoded by the coding sequence ATGACAAAGGCAGAATTGGTAAACACCATCTCAAATAAGTTGGGAACCGAAAAGAATGAAACACAGAAAGTTGTAGAAGCTTTTATGCAAGAAATCAGAACTTCTATGTATAATGGAGATAATGTTTATTTGAGAGGTTTTGGATCTTTTATCATTAAAACAAGAGCAGCTAAAACGGGAAGAAACATCTCCAAGAATACTGCGATTGAAATCCCTGCACATAACATTCCTGCTTTCAAGCCATCAAAATCTTTTGTGGAGAAAGTAAAAACGAAAGTTACCGTAAAATAA
- a CDS encoding Rne/Rng family ribonuclease has translation MKKELIVSHEDDLTKIALLEDGRLCELHEQEDKSDFIVGDLFIGKVKKLAPNLNAAFVNIGYEKDAFLHYQDLGPQYLTYRKFLRDTVSKKQSTSSLKNFEIQPEIDKNGTVDKVIAKDDVVLLQITKEPISTKGPRISTQISLTGRFLVLIPFDNKVSISKKVKSSEEKERLRTLIESIKPEGFGVIIRTVAEGKKVADLHNDMNQLIQKWETAFKNIQKNKVPSRVLSEDDKASAILRDNFNQDFVSITCDDEQMVGEMKNYLEVIAPERKNIVHFYDSHIPLLEYYNVEKQLKQSFGKHVNIPSSKGAYLVIEHTEALHVVDVNSGNNITTGTAVNKEHALKVNKMAATEIARQLRLRDMGGIIVIDFIDMTNPEHRRDLYEHLKEEMKRDKARHKILPPSKFGLIQITRQRNRPEKQIETKEENPNKDGEIVAPIVIVERMGETLRTIMQKEKGKLYLHVHPFVEAYLTKGFNSIQMKWFMKYKKWVIVVPRDSFKYLEYRIYNSKKEELIGYSN, from the coding sequence ATGAAGAAAGAACTAATCGTTTCGCATGAAGATGATCTAACGAAGATTGCACTGCTGGAAGACGGAAGACTATGTGAACTTCATGAGCAAGAGGACAAAAGTGACTTTATAGTTGGAGATTTGTTTATCGGGAAAGTAAAAAAGCTGGCTCCCAACCTGAACGCTGCCTTTGTAAATATCGGCTATGAAAAGGATGCTTTTCTTCATTACCAGGATTTGGGCCCGCAATATCTTACTTACAGAAAATTTCTAAGGGATACCGTTTCCAAAAAACAAAGCACATCGAGCTTAAAAAATTTCGAGATACAACCCGAAATAGATAAAAACGGAACCGTAGACAAAGTCATAGCCAAAGATGACGTTGTTTTGCTTCAGATTACCAAAGAGCCCATTTCTACAAAGGGACCGAGAATATCCACCCAGATTTCGCTTACAGGCCGCTTTCTGGTACTTATTCCTTTCGATAATAAAGTATCTATTTCAAAAAAAGTTAAAAGCTCTGAAGAAAAAGAAAGGCTGAGAACCCTTATCGAAAGTATTAAACCTGAAGGATTTGGGGTAATCATCAGAACCGTTGCCGAAGGGAAAAAAGTTGCTGATCTGCATAATGATATGAATCAGCTGATCCAGAAATGGGAAACTGCTTTTAAAAATATCCAGAAAAACAAAGTTCCGTCAAGAGTCCTGAGCGAAGATGATAAAGCTTCAGCAATATTAAGAGACAATTTTAACCAGGATTTTGTAAGCATCACCTGTGATGACGAACAAATGGTGGGTGAAATGAAAAACTATCTCGAAGTTATAGCTCCTGAAAGAAAAAACATTGTCCATTTCTATGATTCTCATATTCCTCTTCTGGAATATTACAACGTTGAAAAACAGCTCAAGCAAAGTTTTGGAAAACACGTTAACATTCCAAGCTCAAAAGGTGCCTATCTGGTCATAGAACACACAGAAGCCCTTCATGTGGTTGATGTAAACTCCGGAAACAACATTACCACCGGAACAGCCGTCAACAAAGAACATGCGCTGAAAGTCAACAAAATGGCTGCCACCGAAATTGCACGGCAGCTCCGTCTTCGTGATATGGGAGGAATCATCGTAATCGATTTCATCGACATGACAAACCCTGAACACAGAAGAGATCTTTATGAACATCTCAAGGAAGAAATGAAGCGTGATAAAGCACGACACAAAATACTTCCACCAAGCAAATTCGGACTGATCCAGATTACCCGACAAAGAAACCGTCCGGAAAAACAGATCGAGACCAAAGAAGAAAACCCCAATAAAGACGGAGAAATCGTTGCTCCGATCGTTATTGTTGAACGAATGGGCGAAACCCTCAGAACCATAATGCAAAAGGAAAAAGGCAAGCTCTATCTGCATGTACACCCTTTCGTTGAAGCATATCTTACCAAAGGCTTTAACAGCATTCAAATGAAATGGTTTATGAAATACAAAAAGTGGGTAATCGTCGTTCCAAGAGACTCTTTTAAATATTTAGAATACAGGATTTACAATTCAAAAAAAGAAGAATTGATAGGATATTCTAATTAA